One stretch of Commensalibacter melissae DNA includes these proteins:
- a CDS encoding ferredoxin--NADP reductase: MTESVMIDDSFRLSPPSKEYSHLNAEKVLSVHHWTDRLFSFTCTRTSSLRFENGQFCMIGIEVNGKPLLRAYSVASANYEEHLEFLSIKVPDGPLTSRLCHMKVGDTVLIGRKPTGTLVLPNLKPGRNLYFFSTGTGLAPFMSLIRDPEVYENFEKVVLTHTVRIKGELAYHNYILNDLPNNEFLGEYVKEKLVYYPTVTREEFPVRDRITTLIENEKLFSDINLPVMDPEHDRAMICGSPEMLAETKSILEKRGFVEGNGSSPGSFVIEKAFAEQ, translated from the coding sequence ATGACAGAATCAGTGATGATTGATGATTCTTTTCGTCTTTCCCCGCCCTCTAAAGAATATAGTCACTTAAATGCTGAAAAGGTTTTATCTGTTCATCATTGGACGGACCGTCTTTTTTCTTTCACTTGTACACGCACCTCAAGTTTAAGATTTGAAAATGGTCAATTTTGCATGATCGGAATCGAGGTAAATGGCAAACCTTTATTGCGAGCTTATAGTGTTGCAAGCGCTAATTATGAAGAACATCTTGAATTTCTGTCAATCAAGGTTCCTGATGGCCCCTTGACTTCACGTTTATGTCATATGAAGGTCGGCGATACGGTTCTTATTGGACGTAAACCAACGGGAACCCTGGTGCTTCCTAATTTGAAACCCGGTCGAAACTTATATTTCTTTTCAACGGGAACCGGATTGGCACCTTTCATGAGCCTTATTCGTGATCCAGAGGTATACGAGAATTTTGAAAAAGTGGTCCTGACCCATACTGTACGCATCAAAGGGGAACTGGCTTATCATAATTATATTTTAAATGATTTGCCAAATAATGAATTTCTGGGAGAATATGTGAAAGAAAAACTGGTTTATTATCCTACAGTTACTCGTGAGGAATTTCCTGTAAGAGATCGTATCACGACCCTGATTGAAAATGAGAAACTGTTTTCTGATATTAATTTACCTGTTATGGATCCCGAACATGATCGTGCTATGATTTGCGGTTCTCCAGAAATGTTGGCGGAAACCAAGTCAATTCTTGAAAAAAGAGGTTTTGTAGAAGGTAACGGTTCATCACCTGGTTCCTTTGTAATTGAAAAAGCATTTGCGGAGCAATAA
- a CDS encoding helicase-related protein, translating into MNSSPAELALYKVLQETRLDITPQEENRLKKLIERQLETDSDTITPANFIKLLCTIRRKGWTKKLTQLVQQKKYVWVQPEDIAWAVSFIHTPEPNETNFENALQLALGNRLKQSSGNAHEAIQNLQLETNNVSARTFDNEQLTIMADTVAMAFDIQDKDSFIDQILTDYKINKEKDEQLLQTAKARKKQEIKRQREWENSLVSFKDIPAILHCSSRDALKWIGQNRIPIAQKIKKHGKDIWKFDPVELRKLRNQISSWIEEVPKGKKGKYINLGDLNIKNKVLANVAAMDRYAGHFITARSLKRHITIVTGPTNSGKSYTALESMAKSESGIALAPLRLLAHEFKEALAERDIEASLKTGEERNIIPGSRFLAATVEMCPMDNPVDVALIDEAQMLTDPDRGAAWTAAIMGVPARHVFVLGSPECIPIVKRIANLCDDPYDEIILQRKSTLITASSPIRLSKLRTGDALIAFSRKEVLDLRSLLMQKGHRVAVIYGALSPEVRRAEAKRFNNGEADILIATDAIGMGLNLSIKRVIFSTIFKFDGQNRRSLTSQEIKQIGGRAGRYGKHENGIVGIMAGAGDPAFIHRNLEAPPIQENDLRPLVQPDSDIVQAIANEINSTSLFGVLTRLKRAVLRPDDPNYRLAKMEETFAIASSLEGVDGLSLKDRWTYSTCPVDDRDNGIQRLTHWAADHAAGKTISAPGSGKLPNPVQASRRELERAEKMHKRLVSWRWLSLRFPDFYPDLENAEKNTKKLNEWIESVLRQKRRKIEL; encoded by the coding sequence ATGAACTCATCCCCTGCTGAACTTGCCCTTTACAAAGTCTTACAAGAAACCCGGCTAGATATTACGCCTCAAGAGGAAAATCGTCTAAAAAAACTCATTGAACGCCAACTTGAAACTGACTCTGACACGATTACACCAGCAAATTTTATAAAACTTCTCTGTACTATTCGTAGAAAGGGATGGACCAAAAAATTAACCCAGCTTGTCCAACAAAAAAAATATGTTTGGGTTCAACCCGAAGATATTGCATGGGCGGTTTCGTTTATTCACACACCTGAACCCAATGAAACTAATTTTGAAAATGCATTGCAGCTTGCCCTAGGAAACCGTTTGAAACAATCAAGCGGCAATGCCCATGAGGCAATTCAAAATTTACAGCTTGAAACCAATAATGTCTCAGCTAGAACATTCGATAATGAACAATTGACAATTATGGCAGATACCGTTGCCATGGCTTTTGATATACAGGATAAAGATAGTTTTATTGATCAGATTTTGACAGATTATAAGATCAATAAAGAAAAAGATGAACAGTTACTACAAACAGCCAAGGCCCGTAAGAAACAGGAGATAAAACGACAAAGGGAATGGGAAAATAGCCTTGTAAGCTTCAAGGATATACCCGCAATATTGCATTGCTCGTCCAGGGATGCCCTAAAATGGATTGGGCAGAACAGAATTCCAATTGCCCAGAAAATAAAGAAACACGGAAAAGATATTTGGAAATTTGATCCTGTTGAATTGAGAAAATTACGCAATCAAATTTCAAGTTGGATCGAAGAAGTCCCTAAGGGAAAAAAGGGTAAATATATAAACCTTGGTGACCTCAATATCAAAAACAAGGTATTGGCCAATGTAGCGGCAATGGATCGATATGCAGGGCATTTTATAACAGCCCGCTCCCTGAAAAGACATATCACCATTGTGACTGGACCAACCAACAGTGGAAAATCTTATACTGCCTTGGAATCAATGGCTAAAAGTGAGAGTGGAATTGCCCTTGCACCACTACGTTTATTGGCGCATGAATTCAAGGAAGCCCTGGCGGAACGTGATATTGAGGCATCCTTGAAAACGGGTGAGGAGCGCAATATTATCCCTGGAAGCCGTTTTCTGGCAGCTACTGTAGAAATGTGTCCGATGGACAATCCTGTTGATGTGGCGTTGATTGATGAGGCGCAAATGCTGACAGATCCTGATCGTGGCGCAGCATGGACGGCTGCAATTATGGGCGTTCCGGCACGCCATGTTTTTGTTCTGGGTTCACCAGAATGTATCCCTATTGTCAAACGCATTGCCAATTTATGTGATGATCCCTATGACGAGATTATCCTACAAAGAAAAAGTACCCTTATCACTGCCAGTTCACCAATCAGGTTATCAAAATTGAGAACGGGTGATGCACTTATCGCCTTTTCAAGAAAAGAGGTTTTGGATCTACGTTCCCTTCTAATGCAGAAAGGCCATCGCGTTGCTGTAATATACGGGGCTTTGAGTCCGGAAGTCAGGCGGGCGGAAGCAAAACGCTTCAATAATGGCGAGGCAGATATTTTAATCGCAACAGACGCTATCGGTATGGGATTAAATTTATCCATCAAACGTGTTATATTCAGCACGATCTTTAAATTCGATGGTCAAAACAGGCGCTCCCTCACATCCCAGGAAATCAAGCAAATAGGCGGACGTGCAGGTCGATATGGCAAGCATGAAAACGGAATTGTAGGTATTATGGCTGGTGCGGGCGATCCTGCCTTCATCCATCGTAATCTGGAGGCCCCTCCAATCCAGGAAAATGATTTGCGACCCCTGGTGCAACCTGACAGTGATATTGTTCAAGCAATTGCCAATGAAATCAATTCAACAAGTTTATTCGGTGTATTGACACGCTTGAAACGGGCTGTTTTACGTCCTGATGATCCCAATTATAGATTGGCAAAAATGGAGGAAACATTCGCGATTGCATCCTCACTGGAGGGAGTGGATGGTCTTTCCCTTAAAGATCGCTGGACATATTCAACATGTCCGGTCGATGACCGTGACAATGGCATTCAACGGCTTACCCATTGGGCAGCGGATCATGCTGCCGGCAAAACCATATCCGCCCCTGGATCTGGAAAACTACCGAATCCAGTCCAGGCATCCCGACGCGAACTTGAACGCGCTGAAAAAATGCATAAACGCCTGGTAAGTTGGCGCTGGCTATCCTTGCGTTTTCCCGATTTTTACCCAGATCTGGAAAATGCCGAGAAAAATACGAAGAAATTAAATGAATGGATTGAATCAGTCCTTCGCCAAAAACGCAGGAAGATTGAATTGTAA